Within Runella rosea, the genomic segment TTTTCATCGGTTGCCTACGGGCGAATATACCGTTAAATTGAAAGTGGAAGATACGTACAATAATACGAGCGAGGGTGCGTTGAGGTTTAGAGTAGGCGAAGAAATAAAATTGATTAAGACAGTCATTGCGTATCCTAATCCATTTGTTGAACAGACTAAGTTTCAACTCGAACTCGTTGACGAAGGGGATGATGTAGAAGTAACCCTTCAGATTTTTGACCTAAATGGGAAAATGATTTGTACCGCAGCGCAAACAATTTATAACTCAGACAAGCTTTTGGAGGTGTTTACGTGGAACGGAAAAAATCAATCAATCCAAAATGTTCCAGCGGGCGTATATATTTACAGAATGGAAGTACACTCACTAACCCGCCAACAAACTCAGCGTCAAAGCGGTAAGTTAGTAATGGTAAAATAGATTTTGAAAATAGTAATTAATATCTTTGCACAATCTTAAACAGAACTCTATTTTTGAAACGCCCTTATCGTGGTTCAGCGCAGAAAGGTACGGGTAGTAGTGGCAAACAAATTTCCTTATGACAAGAAAAATCTCTCCCCTTTTTACAATTGTGGGTTTTTGCGTTTCCTTCAGTTCACTAGCACAGATTACTTCCGGTGGTCAAGATAGCACAGGCGGACGCCCTGTAATAGCCTCCGTTCCCTTTGCTGCTTTTACGCCCGATGCGCGTAGTGCCGCTATGGGAGATGCTGGTGCTGCCTTGAGTGCCGATGCCAACTCGGTGTATTGGGGTGCCGCAAAACTGGTTCATGCCCCAAAAGAATACGGAGTAGCTCTCTCTTATACGCCATGGCTTCGCAACATTACCGAAGATATGTCTTTTGCGTATTTGTCGGGTTTTAAGAAAATCGGTAAAAACCAAGCCGTTGGATTGAGCTTGATGTATTTTGACCACGGCAAATTTGAAGCCCGCAACAACTTCGGTACCCCGTTGGGCGATTATTATTCCAATGAATTTTATGGTTCAGTGGCGTATTCTCGAAAATTGACCGATAAATTTTCGATGGGCTTGAACGTAAAATACATCGTTTCCAACTTAGGAAATGGCGTTCAATTACTGGGCGGTTCGGCCCTAAAGGCGGGGCAGACGGCAGCGGGAGATATCAGCGCGTTTTATCAAACCGAAAATGTGGATGAAGGCACTGGAAAAGGCTGGAATTATTCGGCCGCGTTGATGTTGCAAAACATTGGCGGTAAAGTTAATTACGGAGGCACCACGAGCGGTTTTATTCCAACTACCTTCAAATTGGGCGGAACGGCAACGCGTCATATCGATCCGTTAAATAAAATTACTTTTGCATTGGATTTGAATAAACTCATGATTCCTACGCCAGGCGGTACCGCTTCTGGTCAGGATGTGGGGACTATTTCGGCCATGTTTAAATCTTTCGGCGATGCGCCGGGCGGTTTCAGCGAAGAAGTTCGTGAGTTTATGATTTCTACGGGGGTTGAATACTGGTACAACGAAGCATTTGCTTTCCGTTTTGGATATTTCAACGAAACCAAAACCAAAGGAAATCGTAAGTATTTCACGGTGGGTTTTGGCGCTCGTATTCAGCAGCGCTACGGCATCGACTTTGCTTACCTGATGCCCCAAACGCAAGGAAGTCCTTTGGCCAATACCTTCCGAGTGTCGTTGGTAGTAGATGTATTCAAAAAGGCGGCTGAAGTAGTAGAAGACATCGAATAAGCGTCGCTAAAACATATTTGAAAAGGCAGTCTGCAACCGCAGACTGCCTTTTTTTATTGCAGCTGCAACGTATCCCGAAGCGAACGATTTTCGGGTGCATTTTGTGTCCAATAGGCTGATAAAAGCGTCTTTTTATGAATCGCTCGGGTGGTGAGCAGTTTTCCCCTACTTGGGTAGGTATCTTCCCAACCTGTAATGCGGTGCGGGAAATTTTCTTCAAACACAACTTGTAGGATGCGGCCCTCAGCATAAGCTATTTTGTAAACCTTCAGGGATTTACCTGGAAAGACATTGCCCTTATAGGGCTCCATTGACGCCATAGCGGCCATCGGTGCTATCTTTTGGTGGCGCAACCGAGCCGTTTTGGTGCCCGGAATGATATTGATTGAACCGAGGGGTAATCGACTGGGGGTAAGGCGAAGACGCGTCCAAATTTCGTCTTCCAGCAACGCTTTTTCGGAGGTATAGTCTTCGGATACATTGTCTTCGAAGTACGAACGCCCCGTTACTTTGTATCCATTGTTTTGATAATTAAGCTGCGTGAATGTGTGCCCGCACCAGTCCTGACTTGTGGTCGAAACTTTGAGGGTTTGAGGAAAGAGCGCAGGGTCGATCGGGGTAAAAACAGACGTATAAATAGAATAGTCATAAATACCCGTAACGATGCGATGAATAGCATTCAATTTCAAAACGGGCGTTGATTTGTGACGGTTTTCTTCTTTATCGAGTTTTACCTGCGTATCGGTTCGGAAGTCTTCGGTAACAAAAACCAGCACGGCTTCGCCGGGGTTTAATGCGCCGTAATGAGCTTGTTGAAGCGCGTAGGTGCTAATTTCGGCTTTGCCTTTAAACCAATATTCTCCGAAGGTTTTTCGGTCAAAATCGGTTGAAGAGGAGGCGGGTGGCGGTGTTTTCTGAAAAACGGTAGACCCAGTCAGCAATGCGGTTGCCACGCACAGAATGACCACAATGCCCAGAAAATAGGTTTTGACAAACATAAAAAAGTGTTTTAGTAAAAATAGATAATTTTACCAAAACACTTTAAAAAAGAAGAGCAATTGCCCCTTTTTAGAGCAATAAAGGCACCGAAATGGTATCGCTTTCTACGGCATTGCTCACGTTTAAGGCGCGGTCGCGTATGCGTATCTGAAACTTAACGGTTGTCATGCGGGCGTTTCTTGCGTAAGGAAAATATACCGCGTAGTCTAATTTGCCTTCGATTGGGCCTCTTTTACGGTCTGGCTTTAAGACAGGAAAGAATATTTTAGAGTTGGCCGCAAGAACGACCTCTTCAAATTGATTGCCGCTTACTTTTCTAAACGTGCGCAGTTCATAATTTCCCCATGTACCGTAGTTTGGATTGTTACGGTTGTCGGTACTTTCGCCCAAATCACCATCACCGTCTTTAAAATCAATGGTAATGACTACCGAATCTTGCTTTGATTGTGAGAAGGGCTCAATAACCTCAAATTTGTCCATGCTATTGAACACAATTTCTGGAACGGGACTGTAATCGGGAGGGGTCCAACAACTGGTGGTTGCCGCAGAAAATATTAGTAACGTAAGGAAAAAACGAATGATAGTCTTCATGGTTGGTAAAGTTATCCGTAATTTGTAAAAAAGTCAAATTTGATGAATCGTCGTCAAGAGTTAAAACAGTTAATAAAAAATGTCACGCCCGATACCTTCGAGGACGTTGCATTAGCGGTTTTTCGTTGGCAAGCCGTTTCCAATTTTATTTATCGGGAATATTTAAGCCATTTACGCTGTCATCCTGACAAGGTGCAGTCGCTGACGCAGATTCCTTTTATGCCGATTGGATTTTTCAAAAAACATACCGTGCTCACCGAATCGCCCAGTGTTCAGACCACTTTTGAAAGCAGCGGAACGACTGGCGCTCAAACCAGTCGGCATCACGTAGCAGACTTGGATTGGTACACCGACATCAGCATCCGTATTTTTGAACAAACGTACGGCCCGTTGTCGAATTGCCATTTGTTAGCCCTTTTACCTTCCTATCTTGAACGAAATAACTCGTCTTTGGTGTATATGGTTCAACAATTTATTGCGCAGACCCATTCGTCGGTTTCGGGTTTTTTCCTGCACAATGTGGATGAATTGTTGATAACTCTCAAAAACCTCGCCCAAAACTCCGACGGGCGTACCGTGATTTTGTGGGGAGTTACCTTTGCGTTGCTGGATTTGGCCGAATCTGCGATGCCGCAAGACTTGGAATATCTCCAAGATCTTTCAGGTCTGATGGTGATGGAAACAGGCGGTATGAAAGGCCGCCGCCGCGAAATGCTCCGCGAGGAAGTACATGAAGTGCTGACAAAAGCCTTTGGGGTAAAAGTGATTCATTCGGAGTACGGCATGACCGAGCTGCTTTCACAATCTTATTCAAAAGGCGATGGTATTTTTGACGCTTCGGCTACGATGCGCATTTTATTGCGGGATATCAACGACCCCCGGGCTGTGTATAACAACCCCCAGTCGGGGCTTCGTTATGGCGGCATCAATGTCGTTGATTTAGCCAATCTGGATTCTTGTGCCTTTATTGAAACGCAGGATTTAGGACGTTTTGTGGGTGAAAATGCCACCCAGTTTGAAGTAATCGGGCGTTTTGATAATTCAGACGTTAGAGGATGTAATCTGTTGATTTAAAGTGTGTTAGGTGGTGGTTGTGTCTCGAATTTATCAAAACAGAAGGTATACACAGCACACTAAGTTATGATCTCCCACGTCACTTCCATGAAATCACTCGCGGGGGCATTACACGTAGAACATACGTACCGAGCGGGTAAAGGTGGGGCAACGTCGGCTACGGTGAGGCAATGTTTGCACCGCATCACTTTTTCAGTCATCACGGGTTTGAGGGTTGCCGTTGTTCGCAGAATCCCTGCTTTTTTTTCGGTGGACAACTGCTCGTAGTATTTTTGGGTCAAACGCCTCAATACTTCGGGGAGATTTTTGCGGGCCACGTCGGCCGCAAAGGTTTCCCATTCGGTATTTCCAATGAAAAAATCTGGAGAATGAACAATGCGAAAGCGCTGATAATCAGTAGATAGTGGTTCGATGACAATCGTAGAAGTGGTATCGGCATTCCGTTGACCGATGCTGAAACTCAAACTTGAGGTACGAATGCGGGTGCGCTCAAAGGCATCGACGAGTTCGGTTTTGAGGCGCAGGGCGGCGGCATCGGCATCGGGGAGTTGCCAATTGAGCTCAAGCGACGAATAATGCGTATGAATGCCCCAAAGACCCAATAATTTCTCCCACTGATAAATGGTTTCTTTCGGAATATCGCGGACAATAAACGTTTTGAAAGGAGTAGGGTAGAGACGGCCGATTTTGGTGTCTTTGCAAAGCTGGCAGAGGGCGTCAATAAACGACGCTTCAAACTCATTGTCGCGCTGATAAAGCCCAATCCAGTAGCGTTCGTCGTAACGATAAATGCCCTCGTGGTGCGGATAGGGCTTGGGCGTAAGTTTTAATTCTTTCTGAATACGGCGTGTTCGTCCCGAAAATTGGGTCGTAACGGTTTGAAATAATTTATCAAAACTATCAATAGACTCGGGGCCTTTTAACGTATTTTCGATGGTGCGGACCCAGTCGGGGATTTGCTCGCCATCTATCAATTCTGGCCATACCTGTAAGGTGCCCAAAGCGGGTAAATTGACCGCCAAGTACCAAAAAGAAGGAGTGGGAGAAGCCACAAAATTGAGTTCGCCCGTCAGCGGACGAATCAGCTCCTGCGTTGGGTCAATGAGGTTAAGTTTGAGACTGGGTTGAAAGTCAAACGAATCCAAAATGTCTAAATAATCACCTGAGCGTAACCACGATAATTTAGGAAAAATGTTTTGCGCCACTACCGACGAAACAATGTTGGGGTGAGCGGGAATGGCCTCTTCTACCTGAAAACCCTGCAAACCAAGTTGCAGACGAAGTGCCGAAAGCTGGGAGTCAGTGCATGGTAAGAGCAAATCCTGCCGAAATCCTACCTCTATTTTGCTCAGCGCCCATTGCCGCGACAAAGCCGCCAATTGTTGAAGTTCGTCGGGGGTTACTACCCCGCCGGGGGTTAAAATACGTAGGTAAGCCATTGGTTTTGGATTATTTATTCTGATGCCTTGTGCTACATTTTTTCCACTTTATACAAATATACTTTGACTTCTTGAGCGGCATCTTCTTTCAGCGTAATATTTGCGTCGAAAAGGTGATTCTGCAAATCTTCATAAAGTTTGATGGATTTCCACAGCGCTGCCACCAAATCGGTTTTGGTCATTGGGACTACTGTTTTGCGCAGTTCTGCAAAGTCTTCTAGGGCCAGTTTCGTTTCCACTTTTCGGACACCGCGCGGTTGATTGCCGTTTTTGATGTGTAATAAAGGTCCTAAAACCATCATTCGAATAAAGCCCAGAAAATCAAAGGCTTCAAGCAATTCTCCTCTTCCAATTTTCAGGGTGGCATAATGAATCCAAACCCAAAATCGGTCTTCAATCCATTGATAATCAGGGTAAGGCCACACGGCCTGGGTTTCTTGGATGATGTTGGTCAGTTGATGGTCGCGCTCCCACACGACCACTGGATTTTCTATGCGATGATGAAATTCATCCAGCGTCAAAAATTTGATGTCTACGTGCAGAAGCGGATTGTTGTACAAACAAATTAATAACCGCGTCTCGCCCACGTGCTCGCCCGTGAAGGCAGAAAGGACCGTCCCCAGCTGATTGGCTACGGCTTTCATTTGCTCAGGATTATCAGAAATTTTGGTGGTAGAAACCAACACAAGGTCTAAATCTGAAAACGAATCTGTTTCATGGGTAATCCAAGAGCCCGCGATCGCAAGGCCGAGCATATCCGTTGATTCCTGTAAAACCGCAATGGCGTTGTTAATAAATGATTGAAAAATAGCGTGTTGCATATTTGCGTTCGTTTTGGGCAATTATTGCAAAACCTTTTCCCAAAATCGAAAGTTCGTACTGTACAATATTTATTTTTTTATACTCTTACTTCTAATTTTGTACCTCCTACTTCTTACCTCCGACCTTTCACTTCTACTTCCTCGCTTCTGCCCTCTCACTTCTCCTTTCAAGCATTGCTTTTACCTCTGGTTTACAGCTCCCGCAACCCGTTCCAGCCCCCGTTTGTTGACAAAGCGTCTGAAAATCAGTGCAACCGCCCGCGATGGCG encodes:
- a CDS encoding nucleotidyltransferase domain-containing protein — its product is MQHAIFQSFINNAIAVLQESTDMLGLAIAGSWITHETDSFSDLDLVLVSTTKISDNPEQMKAVANQLGTVLSAFTGEHVGETRLLICLYNNPLLHVDIKFLTLDEFHHRIENPVVVWERDHQLTNIIQETQAVWPYPDYQWIEDRFWVWIHYATLKIGRGELLEAFDFLGFIRMMVLGPLLHIKNGNQPRGVRKVETKLALEDFAELRKTVVPMTKTDLVAALWKSIKLYEDLQNHLFDANITLKEDAAQEVKVYLYKVEKM
- a CDS encoding LuxE/PaaK family acyltransferase, translating into MNRRQELKQLIKNVTPDTFEDVALAVFRWQAVSNFIYREYLSHLRCHPDKVQSLTQIPFMPIGFFKKHTVLTESPSVQTTFESSGTTGAQTSRHHVADLDWYTDISIRIFEQTYGPLSNCHLLALLPSYLERNNSSLVYMVQQFIAQTHSSVSGFFLHNVDELLITLKNLAQNSDGRTVILWGVTFALLDLAESAMPQDLEYLQDLSGLMVMETGGMKGRRREMLREEVHEVLTKAFGVKVIHSEYGMTELLSQSYSKGDGIFDASATMRILLRDINDPRAVYNNPQSGLRYGGINVVDLANLDSCAFIETQDLGRFVGENATQFEVIGRFDNSDVRGCNLLI
- the porV gene encoding type IX secretion system outer membrane channel protein PorV translates to MTRKISPLFTIVGFCVSFSSLAQITSGGQDSTGGRPVIASVPFAAFTPDARSAAMGDAGAALSADANSVYWGAAKLVHAPKEYGVALSYTPWLRNITEDMSFAYLSGFKKIGKNQAVGLSLMYFDHGKFEARNNFGTPLGDYYSNEFYGSVAYSRKLTDKFSMGLNVKYIVSNLGNGVQLLGGSALKAGQTAAGDISAFYQTENVDEGTGKGWNYSAALMLQNIGGKVNYGGTTSGFIPTTFKLGGTATRHIDPLNKITFALDLNKLMIPTPGGTASGQDVGTISAMFKSFGDAPGGFSEEVREFMISTGVEYWYNEAFAFRFGYFNETKTKGNRKYFTVGFGARIQQRYGIDFAYLMPQTQGSPLANTFRVSLVVDVFKKAAEVVEDIE